A genomic stretch from Candidatus Manganitrophaceae bacterium includes:
- the maf gene encoding septum formation protein Maf: MRAGPRIVLASTSIRRKEILALLGIPFKSVDPDFEEHWNPAYSAKEDAISFATGKAESVKPAFPDSIVIGSDTLIEDANGKIGKPSGPEDAKKILHRLQGGQHHIWTAISLIDTRDQTTEISVERIDIQMCRIDQDEIDHYVATEEALDKAGAYSIQGKGRQFIQRLQGDYLAAVGLPLRSIADFLRHRDIPFTLDIEGLYREKSFLNWKEFS; this comes from the coding sequence ATGAGAGCCGGTCCGCGTATTGTTCTGGCCTCCACCTCCATTCGCAGAAAAGAAATTCTGGCCCTCCTTGGCATTCCTTTCAAGAGTGTGGACCCCGACTTTGAAGAACATTGGAATCCTGCATATTCTGCAAAAGAAGATGCCATTTCATTTGCGACAGGAAAAGCCGAGTCGGTAAAACCCGCTTTTCCAGACAGCATTGTCATCGGCAGCGATACACTCATTGAAGATGCAAACGGAAAGATTGGAAAACCCTCAGGCCCGGAGGACGCCAAAAAAATTCTGCACCGATTGCAGGGTGGGCAACACCATATCTGGACCGCGATTTCCCTGATCGATACGCGTGATCAGACGACGGAGATCTCCGTGGAGCGGATCGATATCCAAATGTGCCGTATCGATCAGGATGAGATAGACCACTATGTCGCAACAGAAGAAGCTCTGGACAAAGCAGGGGCCTACTCCATACAGGGAAAAGGCCGACAATTCATTCAGAGACTTCAGGGGGATTATCTTGCCGCAGTCGGACTTCCCCTCCGTTCCATTGCCGATTTTCTACGCCACAGAGACATTCCTTTCACTCTGGATATTGAAGGCCTCTACCGCGAGAAAAGCTTCCTGAACTGGAAAGAATTTTCATAG
- a CDS encoding site-2 protease family protein, with amino-acid sequence MNDKIQQIAIMALPLIFAVTLHEAAHAWVADKKGDGTARMLGRITLNPLAHIDLFGTVLIPLMMLMTTGFIFGYAKPVPVNPNNLRRPKEDMAWVAAAGPGMNLFLAVVSGILYRLILMVDPMLFSRGSLIPSSGDMLSYILFPLMLMLRFSVSINVVLMIFNLIPVPPLDGGRVLVGLLPERQSRLIRRIEPYGMLVIVFLVFLDPLGLMQKIVWPLVSVVSSYIFGQRII; translated from the coding sequence ATGAATGACAAGATACAACAGATTGCAATAATGGCCCTTCCGCTGATCTTTGCGGTGACGCTTCATGAGGCCGCCCACGCTTGGGTTGCGGATAAAAAGGGAGACGGCACGGCAAGGATGCTTGGCCGGATCACCCTGAATCCGCTTGCCCACATCGACCTGTTCGGAACAGTTCTTATTCCCTTGATGATGCTGATGACAACGGGTTTTATTTTTGGATATGCTAAGCCTGTTCCGGTGAACCCCAATAATCTCCGTCGTCCCAAGGAAGACATGGCCTGGGTCGCGGCGGCCGGACCGGGCATGAACTTATTCCTGGCCGTCGTCAGCGGCATCCTCTATCGGCTGATCTTGATGGTTGATCCAATGTTATTCAGCCGAGGTTCCCTTATTCCCAGCTCGGGAGATATGCTGAGCTATATCCTGTTTCCTCTGATGCTGATGCTCCGTTTTTCTGTTTCGATCAATGTGGTTTTGATGATATTTAACCTGATTCCTGTTCCACCGCTCGACGGCGGGCGGGTACTTGTGGGGCTTCTCCCTGAGCGGCAATCGCGCCTGATCAGACGGATAGAGCCTTATGGGATGCTCGTTATTGTCTTCCTGGTTTTTCTTGATCCGCTGGGATTGATGCAGAAGATTGTCTGGCCGCTGGTCTCGGTTGTCTCAAGTTATATCTTCGGCCAAAGAATCATCTAA
- a CDS encoding adenine phosphoribosyltransferase has protein sequence MDLKSKIREVPNFPKEGILFYDITTLLKDPLAFRDVITRLAAPFLDKQVDKIVSIEARGFIFGAPLSERLNAGFIPVRKPGKLPADKIDEAYQLEYGSDRLCIHEDAISAGERVLIVDDLLATGGTVAATARLVKRLDGEIVGAVFVIELVGLKGRERLKDVPVTALLQYD, from the coding sequence GTGGATTTAAAATCTAAAATACGTGAAGTGCCTAATTTCCCTAAGGAAGGGATCCTTTTTTATGATATTACGACCCTCTTAAAAGACCCGCTTGCCTTTCGTGATGTGATTACCCGGCTTGCCGCGCCGTTTCTCGATAAGCAGGTTGATAAGATCGTTTCAATAGAAGCACGCGGTTTTATCTTTGGTGCGCCATTGTCCGAGCGGCTCAACGCCGGATTTATCCCTGTACGCAAACCCGGAAAGCTCCCGGCGGATAAGATCGATGAGGCCTATCAACTCGAGTATGGCTCCGACCGCTTGTGTATTCATGAAGATGCTATTTCAGCAGGGGAGAGGGTCTTGATTGTAGATGACCTCCTGGCGACCGGGGGAACCGTTGCCGCGACAGCTAGGCTTGTGAAACGCCTGGACGGGGAGATTGTTGGCGCGGTTTTTGTAATCGAACTGGTCGGACTGAAGGGGCGGGAGCGCCTGAAAGATGTTCCTGTGACCGCGTTACTCCAGTATGATTAG
- the accC gene encoding acetyl-CoA carboxylase biotin carboxylase subunit produces the protein MFKKVLIANRGEIALRIIRACKELSIRTLAIHSEVDAATLFVKNADEACLVGPGPIEGYLNIYRIIDLAKQKGADAIHPGYGFLAENAEFAQACEDNNLTFIGPSPKAIRMMGDKISARMIMKKAGVPIVPGLMESIQSLEDAEGFADEIGYPVMLKASAGGGGRGLRICHNREELKKFFQIVRSEAKIAFGKDAIFMEKYLLSPHHIEIQILADKHGNVTHLGERDCSIQRRHQKLIEIAPSLLLDEALREEMGRAAVRAAQAVGYDSAGTVEFLVDAGRNFYFLEMNTRIQVEHTVTEEVTGIDIVKEMIRAADGQRLTQLQDEIFLRGYAIECRINAEDPQHQFAPTPGKITSYYSPGGFGIRIDGNIYKGYVVPPYYDSLLAKVTVRAMSWSGAVQRMHRALDEYVIRGVKTTIPFLKQVMQDPDFEEGRFDTSYIETHLEKLNIASAENGMDKVIAIAAVIAAHSRREARPLNKEKAKKTQRK, from the coding sequence ATGTTTAAAAAGGTTTTGATTGCAAACCGCGGAGAGATCGCTCTGCGGATTATTCGGGCATGTAAAGAACTTTCAATCCGGACTCTGGCCATTCATTCCGAGGTCGATGCCGCAACCCTTTTTGTGAAGAATGCTGATGAGGCCTGCCTGGTGGGTCCGGGCCCGATTGAAGGGTATCTTAATATTTACCGGATTATTGATCTGGCCAAACAAAAAGGGGCAGACGCCATCCATCCGGGCTATGGCTTCCTCGCGGAAAATGCGGAATTTGCACAGGCATGCGAGGACAATAATCTGACCTTTATCGGGCCGTCGCCAAAGGCGATCCGAATGATGGGAGACAAAATTTCTGCGCGGATGATCATGAAGAAAGCTGGGGTTCCCATCGTTCCCGGGCTGATGGAGTCGATACAATCCCTCGAAGACGCGGAGGGGTTTGCGGATGAAATTGGTTATCCTGTAATGTTAAAGGCCTCTGCAGGTGGTGGGGGAAGAGGTCTTCGTATTTGCCATAATAGGGAGGAGTTAAAGAAGTTTTTCCAGATTGTCCGCTCAGAGGCGAAGATTGCCTTTGGGAAAGATGCTATATTTATGGAAAAATATCTCCTTTCCCCCCACCATATCGAAATTCAGATTCTAGCAGACAAGCATGGCAATGTGACCCATTTAGGCGAACGGGATTGTTCTATTCAAAGGAGGCATCAAAAGTTAATCGAGATTGCGCCCTCTCTCTTGCTTGATGAAGCGCTTCGGGAGGAGATGGGGAGGGCGGCTGTTCGGGCGGCGCAAGCCGTTGGTTATGACAGTGCTGGGACGGTCGAATTTTTAGTGGATGCAGGCCGGAACTTCTATTTTTTGGAGATGAATACCCGTATCCAGGTCGAACATACTGTCACAGAAGAGGTCACCGGGATTGACATTGTCAAGGAGATGATTCGTGCGGCCGACGGACAGCGCCTCACGCAGTTGCAGGATGAGATTTTCTTGCGCGGGTACGCGATCGAGTGCCGGATCAATGCCGAAGACCCTCAGCATCAGTTTGCCCCGACCCCGGGTAAGATCACGTCTTACTATTCTCCGGGAGGATTTGGAATTCGAATTGATGGGAATATTTATAAGGGATATGTTGTTCCGCCATATTATGATTCACTTCTTGCAAAGGTAACCGTACGGGCAATGAGTTGGTCCGGCGCGGTTCAACGGATGCACCGTGCCCTGGATGAGTATGTGATCCGGGGGGTGAAGACCACTATTCCTTTTCTGAAGCAGGTCATGCAGGATCCTGATTTTGAGGAGGGTCGGTTCGACACCTCCTATATCGAGACACATCTTGAAAAGTTAAATATTGCGTCGGCGGAGAATGGGATGGATAAGGTTATCGCGATTGCCGCAGTGATTGCCGCACATTCCAGGAGAGAGGCCCGACCACTGAATAAAGAGAAGGCAAAGAAAACGCAAAGGAAGTAG
- the ald gene encoding alanine dehydrogenase: MKIGVPKEIKDQEFRVSLTPAGVGILTRQRHQVFVESGAGVGSGFPDAAYRKAKARILKSKKSLFEQSELIVKVKEPLPEEGDFFHPGQILFTYLHLAANKALMEVLITGKVTAIAYETIELADGSRPLLRPMSEIAGRMAVLAGAHYLQKTKGGMGLLLTSIAGVSKGKVCVIGGGVVGRSAAQVALALGAEVTVIDESSSCRSRLDDFFRGRVVTLPSYPDEIADQVKKSCLVIGAVSRVGDKAPHLVTRRMISKMEKGAVVVDVAIDQGGCFETSRPTSHSDPIYTVKDVVHYCVTNIPGAVPRTATFALANETFPYVQKLALLGLKRATETDIPFSLGVNTHQGEIVHPGVAKAFGLRTV; encoded by the coding sequence ATGAAGATTGGTGTGCCGAAAGAGATCAAGGATCAGGAGTTCCGGGTCAGTCTCACTCCTGCGGGGGTCGGCATACTGACGCGGCAGCGGCATCAGGTCTTTGTGGAATCCGGAGCCGGTGTGGGAAGTGGTTTTCCCGATGCCGCCTACCGTAAGGCGAAGGCGCGGATTCTCAAGTCCAAAAAATCGCTCTTTGAGCAGTCTGAATTGATCGTCAAGGTGAAGGAGCCTCTCCCGGAAGAGGGAGACTTTTTTCATCCGGGCCAAATACTGTTCACTTATCTCCATTTGGCAGCAAACAAAGCCCTGATGGAGGTCTTAATCACGGGAAAGGTCACCGCCATTGCTTACGAAACAATTGAACTGGCGGATGGCTCAAGACCGCTTCTGAGACCGATGAGTGAAATTGCGGGCCGAATGGCGGTCTTGGCCGGTGCGCATTATCTCCAGAAGACAAAGGGCGGCATGGGGCTTCTGCTGACCAGCATTGCTGGAGTCTCCAAGGGAAAGGTGTGCGTCATTGGCGGCGGCGTGGTGGGTCGAAGCGCGGCCCAGGTTGCCCTCGCCCTGGGCGCGGAGGTGACGGTCATTGATGAAAGTTCTTCTTGTCGCTCCCGCCTGGATGATTTTTTCAGAGGCCGGGTGGTGACCCTACCGTCGTATCCGGATGAAATCGCGGATCAGGTTAAAAAGAGTTGTCTGGTGATCGGTGCGGTATCGAGAGTGGGAGACAAGGCCCCTCATCTGGTTACACGCCGGATGATTTCGAAGATGGAAAAGGGCGCGGTCGTGGTCGATGTCGCCATCGATCAGGGGGGGTGTTTTGAGACATCGCGTCCAACCTCGCATTCTGATCCGATCTATACCGTAAAAGATGTGGTGCACTACTGTGTTACAAATATTCCGGGTGCCGTGCCGAGAACGGCAACCTTCGCCCTGGCGAATGAGACATTTCCATATGTACAAAAACTCGCGCTTTTGGGTTTAAAGCGGGCAACAGAAACAGATATTCCATTTTCTCTGGGTGTGAATACGCATCAAGGGGAAATCGTTCATCCCGGTGTGGCAAAGGCCTTCGGATTACGGACAGTTTAA
- a CDS encoding tetratricopeptide repeat protein encodes MVLVLFFPAGGSALQLVQNLSLPSPLFEILTVQNRTGVVLSEEQHLFDQAGSYFDQGNNEEAHSSLEEFLFKYPNSTLLPDVYLLLSSIYSRTEELKRSIEVLKTFLDQFSNESRAGQVRLMLSDIYFDMEAFKEVFSFWNDIPGEEGSKSLVYEKLARAYLEREDYLSALLVLMEKTVLVRDPLANDVVRGEVKAIVQNKLDEDALYHIINKFKPKFPADVGMIRLIALYGGRGDYYRGGREIKRFVSLFPTHPFAPRARDLLDDLKDKIKLNRFLIGVILPLSGKLAPFGKTALNGTELALHFFQEELPGASVGLVVKDLNERIPPDGSRGIRDPFQAVIEDWLEEYRPIAVIGPLLSREVSRVAPIVERAGVALITPAATARRMTSLGKYVFRNAVTNRFLCRAIAEYAVVHMSLRYFGVFFPDERTGEQWVSCFSKAVTELGGEVVHAESYPMNNSDFSRAILRLKKADLSRHGVIEVVEELVETKEGELEEGEVPETREETLYIPGLDAIFLPGDARITGLIVPQLIFHGFEGVTLLGERGWNSPEFLKLVGPYAGGGVFVDGFFKDSPDPLTQRFVHEYQKKYHQNPDVFAAQAFDAVRIILTALQEGALSPEEIRESISTMTNFPAVSGYIYEVREGDMIKKPFFIEIKNKRFLQVN; translated from the coding sequence ATGGTGCTAGTACTTTTTTTCCCTGCGGGCGGGTCGGCGCTCCAATTGGTTCAAAATTTATCCCTTCCCTCTCCCTTGTTTGAAATTCTGACGGTTCAAAATCGCACGGGTGTCGTTTTATCTGAAGAGCAGCATCTTTTTGACCAGGCAGGATCATATTTCGATCAAGGTAACAACGAAGAAGCCCATTCATCTTTGGAGGAATTTTTATTTAAATATCCAAATAGCACTCTTTTACCGGATGTCTATCTCTTACTGAGCTCTATCTATTCCAGGACGGAAGAACTAAAAAGATCTATTGAAGTTCTCAAAACCTTCCTGGACCAGTTTTCGAATGAGTCAAGAGCTGGACAGGTCCGTCTGATGTTGAGCGATATTTATTTTGATATGGAGGCATTCAAGGAGGTCTTTTCATTCTGGAATGATATTCCGGGGGAAGAAGGCTCAAAATCACTGGTCTATGAAAAACTGGCCAGGGCGTATCTAGAACGCGAGGATTATCTCAGCGCGCTCCTCGTTCTCATGGAGAAGACAGTCCTTGTTCGTGACCCCCTCGCCAATGATGTTGTCCGGGGAGAGGTGAAAGCGATTGTTCAGAATAAACTGGATGAAGACGCACTTTATCATATAATAAATAAATTTAAACCGAAGTTCCCGGCAGATGTGGGAATGATCCGCCTCATTGCGCTATATGGGGGGAGGGGGGATTACTATCGTGGCGGGAGAGAGATTAAACGATTTGTCTCGTTGTTTCCGACGCACCCGTTTGCACCCCGTGCCCGGGATCTTCTTGATGACTTGAAGGATAAGATTAAATTAAATCGTTTTTTAATTGGCGTCATTCTTCCCCTTTCCGGAAAGCTGGCTCCGTTTGGAAAGACCGCCTTGAACGGAACAGAGTTGGCGCTCCATTTCTTTCAGGAGGAATTGCCGGGGGCCTCGGTCGGCTTGGTTGTGAAAGACTTGAATGAGCGGATCCCTCCTGATGGATCGAGAGGTATTCGTGATCCCTTTCAGGCGGTCATCGAAGACTGGTTGGAGGAGTATCGACCGATTGCCGTGATCGGTCCACTCCTCAGTAGAGAGGTCAGTCGTGTCGCGCCGATCGTCGAGAGGGCAGGCGTGGCCCTGATTACCCCGGCGGCAACCGCACGCCGAATGACCTCCTTGGGGAAGTATGTTTTTAGAAATGCGGTGACCAACCGTTTTCTTTGCCGCGCGATCGCCGAGTATGCCGTTGTTCATATGTCGTTGCGATATTTCGGTGTCTTTTTTCCGGACGAGCGAACGGGGGAGCAATGGGTGAGCTGTTTTTCAAAGGCTGTGACTGAACTCGGCGGAGAGGTGGTCCACGCTGAATCGTACCCGATGAACAACTCGGATTTCTCACGAGCCATCCTGCGTCTGAAAAAAGCAGATTTGTCCAGGCATGGTGTTATTGAGGTTGTAGAAGAGCTTGTAGAAACAAAAGAGGGAGAACTGGAGGAGGGGGAAGTACCGGAAACGCGGGAAGAGACCCTGTACATACCGGGGCTAGATGCCATCTTTCTTCCGGGGGATGCCCGAATTACAGGACTGATTGTCCCTCAGCTTATTTTTCATGGTTTTGAGGGGGTGACCCTTTTGGGGGAGAGAGGATGGAACTCTCCTGAATTTTTGAAACTTGTGGGTCCCTACGCGGGAGGGGGTGTTTTTGTTGACGGTTTCTTTAAGGACAGTCCGGACCCCTTGACCCAGAGATTTGTTCATGAATATCAGAAAAAATATCACCAGAATCCGGATGTGTTTGCCGCTCAGGCCTTCGACGCAGTGCGCATTATTCTTACTGCGCTTCAGGAGGGGGCTTTAAGCCCTGAAGAGATTAGAGAAAGTATTTCCACGATGACCAACTTTCCCGCTGTTTCAGGGTATATTTACGAGGTCCGGGAGGGGGATATGATTAAGAAGCCATTCTTTATTGAGATCAAGAATAAGCGGTTTTTACAGGTGAATTAA
- the xerD gene encoding site-specific tyrosine recombinase XerD, with the protein MESLIDHFLNHLSIEKGLSSNTLTAYHRDLRKFSSFLIKQYHPASPDRKAPIDITRINRKELMAFLSELRAQSLSPASVTRIISTLRTFFKFLIREELLFHDPTAQIRTPRKSFRLPKTLHFSEVESLLNIPKGDAPYAMRNDTMIELLYATGLRVSELLQLPVDSVNMESGYLLARGKGSKERIVPIGQCALRKLETYLFVVRPKLLKGRASKILFLNRSGKGMSRQTFWKQLAAIALKAGIQKPISPHMLRHSFASHLLEGGADLRSIQMMLGHADISTTQIYTHVAKERLKKVHQESHPRG; encoded by the coding sequence ATGGAATCATTGATCGACCATTTCTTAAACCACCTCAGCATCGAAAAGGGACTTTCTTCCAATACCCTGACAGCATACCATCGGGATCTTCGCAAGTTTTCCTCTTTTCTCATAAAGCAGTATCATCCCGCTTCACCCGACAGAAAGGCACCGATCGATATCACAAGGATCAACCGGAAAGAGCTTATGGCCTTCCTCTCCGAGTTGAGGGCACAGTCGCTCTCGCCCGCATCCGTCACGCGAATTATCTCGACGCTGAGAACATTTTTCAAGTTTCTCATCCGGGAGGAACTTCTCTTTCATGACCCGACGGCGCAAATCCGGACCCCGAGAAAAAGCTTCCGTCTCCCAAAAACCCTCCATTTCTCAGAGGTGGAATCCCTCCTGAACATTCCAAAAGGGGATGCTCCTTACGCGATGCGAAATGACACCATGATTGAGTTACTCTACGCAACCGGATTGCGCGTCTCAGAGCTTCTGCAACTTCCTGTGGATAGCGTCAATATGGAATCGGGCTACTTACTGGCACGAGGAAAAGGATCGAAGGAACGCATTGTTCCCATTGGACAATGCGCTCTGAGAAAACTCGAAACCTATCTCTTTGTTGTCCGCCCCAAACTCCTGAAAGGAAGGGCCTCGAAGATACTTTTCCTCAACCGTTCCGGAAAAGGGATGAGCCGTCAGACCTTTTGGAAGCAACTCGCCGCCATCGCGCTTAAGGCCGGCATTCAAAAACCGATCAGCCCCCACATGCTCCGACATTCCTTCGCAAGCCACCTGCTGGAGGGAGGTGCCGACCTCCGGTCGATTCAAATGATGCTGGGTCACGCGGATATTTCAACCACGCAAATTTATACGCATGTCGCTAAAGAGAGATTAAAGAAAGTCCATCAGGAAAGTCATCCAAGGGGATAA
- a CDS encoding sigma-70 family RNA polymerase sigma factor — translation MGRRRKKIDDDWVKEDKEGSEQDATETTAKDLEVPLPGMGPEPVAEAEEEEEDPYEPPPDAVKVYLRNIRRSNLLNSEEEVMLAKKIAEGDESARQRMIESNLRLVVSIGKRYMNRGLPFSDVIEEGNIGLIKAVEKYDHTKGFRFSTYASWWIRQAIERAIINQGKLIRLPVHVVERVNQYLGHLEDFVQELGREPAHAEISRKMNITEGDIAHIQQLLKKTYSLDSPISVNQETSLRDIIEDTKQVSPMSRAEGVRRRENILECMETLNDNERRVIIMRFGLEGDETYTLQQIGKDFGLTRERVRQIESAALRKLRGILAEKTITSEEIL, via the coding sequence ATGGGAAGAAGACGAAAAAAAATTGATGACGATTGGGTAAAGGAAGATAAGGAAGGTAGCGAGCAGGACGCAACCGAAACCACGGCGAAAGACCTTGAAGTCCCACTGCCGGGAATGGGGCCTGAGCCCGTGGCCGAAGCGGAGGAGGAAGAAGAAGATCCTTATGAACCTCCGCCGGATGCCGTAAAAGTCTATCTGAGAAATATCCGCCGTTCAAACCTTCTGAACTCTGAGGAAGAGGTGATGCTTGCCAAGAAGATCGCGGAAGGGGATGAGTCCGCGAGGCAGCGCATGATCGAATCAAATCTTCGCCTGGTTGTCAGCATCGGAAAGCGATATATGAACCGTGGCCTTCCCTTCTCGGATGTGATTGAAGAAGGAAATATCGGTCTGATCAAGGCAGTCGAAAAATATGATCACACCAAGGGATTTCGATTTTCAACCTATGCTTCCTGGTGGATCAGGCAGGCTATTGAACGGGCCATTATCAATCAGGGAAAATTGATTCGTCTTCCGGTGCATGTTGTTGAACGTGTGAATCAATACCTGGGGCATCTTGAAGACTTTGTTCAGGAATTGGGACGAGAACCGGCACATGCTGAGATTTCTCGGAAGATGAATATCACAGAAGGCGACATCGCCCATATTCAACAGCTTCTCAAGAAGACCTACTCTCTGGACAGTCCGATTTCCGTGAATCAGGAGACCTCGCTGAGAGATATTATTGAAGATACCAAACAGGTTTCCCCCATGAGCCGGGCCGAAGGGGTTCGCCGGAGAGAAAACATTCTGGAATGCATGGAAACGCTCAATGACAACGAACGCCGGGTGATTATCATGCGGTTTGGACTGGAAGGGGATGAAACCTATACCCTGCAACAAATCGGGAAGGACTTCGGGCTGACCCGTGAGCGTGTTCGCCAGATCGAATCGGCCGCCCTTCGGAAGTTGCGCGGTATCCTAGCCGAAAAGACCATCACCTCTGAAGAAATACTTTAG
- the oadA gene encoding oxaloacetate decarboxylase subunit alpha, translating into MDTTLRDAHQSLLATRLRIEDMLPIAAKIDKVGYAAIEMWGGATFDAAIRYLREDPWERLRKLKKVMPKTPFQMLLRGQNLVGYRHYADDVVERFVDRSISNGIDILRIFDALNDLRNLKMAFKATLKYGGKVEGSFCYTLSRFHNNDLFVDLAKRLEDMGSDAICIKDMAGLLSPYAAYDLVSKLKEAVSVPIHLHSHDTSAMAVSTYVKAIEAGVDIIDTAISSMASGTSHPPVETIVNILKGSRYDPNLNMDLLTEISDYFKEVRKKYKAFESDYTGVDPRVLVYQIPGGMTSNLALQLSEQQALDRMTEVLEEVPKVREDFGFPPLVTPSSQIVGTQATLNVLTGERYKVITTETKNYLRGLYGRPSGPINAEIQKKGIGEEELVTCRPADLIEPELEQSRLRLRKENKSAAKSMEDLLTYTLFPKVALDFFAKRDNPNKRAEKVAEKESALADVGTREPAPLIAPSEFNVKVHGETFHVKVGGMGHPGEGGRPYFIYIDGQLEEVLVESQHEVVQSEEGRIASQVGGRSTRPKVTDDRDVTTPMPGSVVAVKVRIGDKVKAGQVVLVIEAMKMQSEVHTAVAGVVEEIYVKEGDRVNPDEVLIQVGSEVSAQ; encoded by the coding sequence ATGGATACGACTCTCCGGGACGCGCATCAATCACTTCTCGCGACTCGGCTTCGGATAGAAGATATGCTCCCGATTGCGGCAAAGATTGATAAAGTCGGATACGCAGCGATCGAGATGTGGGGCGGTGCGACCTTCGATGCTGCGATCCGTTACCTGAGAGAAGACCCTTGGGAGCGACTTCGAAAATTAAAAAAAGTAATGCCGAAGACCCCATTTCAGATGTTGCTTCGTGGACAGAATCTAGTTGGGTATCGCCATTACGCGGATGATGTGGTGGAGCGTTTTGTGGATCGGTCCATCTCGAACGGTATTGACATCCTGAGAATTTTTGATGCGCTCAATGATTTGAGAAACCTCAAGATGGCCTTCAAGGCAACACTCAAGTACGGGGGTAAGGTTGAGGGTTCGTTTTGCTATACCCTGAGTCGCTTCCATAATAATGACCTCTTTGTTGACCTGGCAAAACGTTTGGAGGACATGGGTTCTGATGCGATCTGTATCAAGGATATGGCGGGGCTTCTCTCTCCATATGCCGCTTATGATTTGGTCAGTAAGTTGAAAGAGGCTGTCTCTGTCCCGATTCACCTTCATAGCCATGATACCAGTGCCATGGCTGTCTCGACCTATGTCAAGGCGATTGAAGCCGGAGTCGATATCATTGATACGGCGATTTCTTCAATGGCATCCGGAACATCACATCCGCCGGTTGAAACGATTGTGAACATCCTCAAAGGGAGTCGATACGACCCCAACCTGAATATGGATCTTCTCACGGAAATCTCAGATTATTTTAAGGAGGTTCGGAAGAAATATAAAGCATTTGAATCAGACTATACCGGGGTGGATCCGCGCGTGCTGGTTTATCAAATCCCCGGGGGCATGACCTCTAACCTCGCCCTGCAGCTTTCGGAGCAACAGGCCCTTGACCGTATGACGGAAGTTCTTGAAGAGGTTCCCAAGGTACGGGAAGATTTTGGTTTTCCCCCTCTGGTTACGCCTTCCAGCCAAATTGTAGGAACGCAGGCGACGCTCAATGTTCTGACAGGAGAGAGATACAAGGTCATTACAACGGAAACCAAAAATTATCTCAGAGGGCTTTATGGGAGGCCTTCCGGCCCGATCAATGCCGAGATCCAGAAAAAAGGCATTGGCGAGGAAGAACTTGTCACCTGCCGACCTGCTGATCTGATCGAACCTGAGTTGGAGCAGTCCCGGTTGCGGCTTCGAAAAGAGAATAAATCCGCGGCAAAAAGTATGGAAGATCTACTGACCTATACCCTGTTTCCCAAGGTAGCGCTTGACTTTTTCGCAAAAAGAGATAATCCTAATAAGAGGGCTGAAAAAGTTGCTGAGAAGGAGTCGGCCCTTGCGGATGTTGGCACAAGAGAGCCCGCACCTCTGATTGCACCCAGCGAATTTAACGTGAAGGTTCACGGTGAGACCTTCCATGTGAAGGTTGGAGGGATGGGGCATCCGGGAGAGGGAGGTCGGCCCTATTTTATCTACATTGATGGACAACTGGAAGAGGTTCTGGTTGAGTCTCAGCATGAGGTGGTTCAGAGTGAGGAAGGAAGAATCGCCTCTCAGGTGGGTGGCCGCTCGACCCGGCCAAAGGTCACTGATGATAGAGATGTGACAACCCCTATGCCGGGGTCTGTTGTCGCAGTAAAGGTTCGCATTGGCGACAAGGTAAAGGCGGGACAGGTGGTCCTGGTGATTGAGGCAATGAAGATGCAAAGCGAGGTTCACACAGCCGTCGCGGGCGTGGTGGAGGAAATATATGTGAAGGAGGGGGATCGCGTGAATCCAGATGAAGTTCTCATCCAGGTCGGATCGGAGGTTTCAGCGCAATGA
- a CDS encoding acylphosphatase, whose amino-acid sequence MLESQKKESRKKSAHIFVSGVVQGVGFRNFTQDQALSRSLHGFTRNLSDGRVEIEVEGEGMKIEDLILNLRKGPPRSSVEGVDVSWGDPSSRFSDFSITF is encoded by the coding sequence ATTCTGGAGTCACAAAAGAAGGAAAGTAGAAAGAAATCCGCTCACATCTTTGTCAGCGGAGTCGTCCAGGGGGTAGGATTTCGAAATTTCACGCAGGATCAGGCGCTTTCCAGAAGCCTGCATGGTTTTACACGGAATCTTTCCGATGGGCGGGTTGAGATCGAAGTCGAGGGAGAAGGTATGAAGATTGAGGATCTGATCCTCAATCTGAGGAAGGGGCCACCTCGATCAAGCGTTGAGGGGGTGGATGTCTCCTGGGGGGATCCGTCTTCCCGGTTCAGTGATTTTTCAATCACTTTTTAA